Genomic DNA from Oncorhynchus tshawytscha isolate Ot180627B linkage group LG04, Otsh_v2.0, whole genome shotgun sequence:
ctgtcaatcactgtattcttatcggcagactcaacagccttggtttctcaaatgactgcctcacctggttcaccaactacttctcagatagagttcagtgtgtcaaacctgagggcctgttgtccagacccctgTCAGTCTAAATGGGGGTACCactgggttcaattctcgggccgactcttttctctgtatatatcaacaatgtcgctcttgctgcaggtgattccctgatccacctctacgcagatgaccccattctgtatacatcgtgcccttctttggacactgtgttaacaaacctccaaacgagcttcaatgccatacaacactccttccgtggcctccaactgctcttaaatcactagtaaaactaaatgcccACACCCGccgtccgactagcatcactactctagacggttctgacttagaatatctggacaactacaaatacctaggtttctggctagactgtaaactctcattccagtctcatattaaacatctacattccaaaattaaatctagagtcggcttcctatttcgcaacaaaatctccttcactcatgctgccaaacatacaatcgtaaaactgactattctaccgatcctcgacttcggtgatgtcatttacaaaatagcctccaacactctacccagcaaaatggatgcagtcaatcacagtgccatccgttttgtcaccaaagccccatataccacccaccactgcaacctgtatgctctcgtcggctggccctctacatattcgtcgccagctccaggtcatctgtaggtctttgctaggtaaatctccgccttatctcagctcactggtcaccatagcaacacccacccgtagcatgcgctcccgcaggtatatctcactggtcatcccgaAAGCCAACAtgtcctttggccgcctttccttccagttctctgctgccaatgactggaacgaattgcagaaattgctgaagttggagacttatatcgccctcactaactttaagcatcagttatttgagcagcttaccaatcgctgcagctgtaaatagcccatccaatctacctacctcatccctatattgtttttatttactttgctcttttgcacaccagtagtTCTACttccacatcatcatctgcacatctatcactccagtgttaatttgctaaattgtaattacttcactactatggcctatttattgccttacctcctcacaccatttgcacacactgcatatagactttttctactgtgttattgtgttCTGATGCGCTTAAATGGACACGTCTACAATATGGTTAGGGGTGACTCAACTGcaatgaggaagagagaatgtaATGGGATGTTTGCAATTGATGACAACAACAATACATATCAGACAGTGATAGACAAGAGTTATCCTACCAGCCACATCTCCTCATAAGAGATATAAAGACCATTTGCCAAGACTCCTGCTTGACTCGTCCAGCCTTTCACATGATCGAACCAGGACCCATAACTCACTGCAAAAAGGGTAAACGTTGGATTAGATCTGACTGTTAACAGTAGGATTAAATCCCAGAATTGCTCGAGGTACAAATCATTAGTGTCAACTCACCTGATCCCTCCAGAAAACTATCCAGAAACTCATCAAAGGAATTGGGTTCTGGGAGGAACTTGGCCATTTTATGGAAGTGGTAATATGACACAGCAACATCTTTGGGGTTTCTGGCGACATAGATGACCTGAGAGATGGGGTGGAGATAGTGACACTAACTATCAATATATTATTTTCATAGAGTTGCTTTACAAAATAGGAAATATCTCACAGCTTTGAGAATAGTCTCTTCAACATAACCACATCCTACCTTAGCTTTGGAGCCCTGAAGTGCAGAAGACAGCAGGTTGTAGGGCAGGTGAGTGGTGATGATTCGGTCCCCCTGGGTGGCCTCCAGCACCTTTGCACTGTAATGCTGTTCCAGCCAGGGGGCTCGTGCCCAGTTGGGCACAGTTTTGGAGAGTTGTGGGTCCCCTCTGTTTTTCACAAGAGTGACAATCTCCTGCATCCAGGTAGTCCCTTTAACCAGAGATCACAAAGGGAAAGAAAgaagagttaaagagagagaactgtacatcTAATACCTCTGTATTCATTGAATCCCTACCTAAACCACTAATTCCATAAAGACAGATGGTCTGAGAGAAGTGGATCTTGAAAGCAATTAATCATTGACAAGTTAAACCAACAGTAACAATACAATAACCTACTGGAGTCTGTGCATATACAGTTATTAAAGCCCTGACCGTTTGCTTCAACTGCAAAGTGTGAAAGAGGAAAAAGTCCTGCAGTTGGCTAGTGTTGCAGCATGTCTAATGTGTTGTGACACCGAGCAGTGGTGTGACAGAGCTGTCCTGTCTCACCTGATTTGGGGTAGGTGGCGATGACAGTGTCCCTGTCCCGAAACTGGAAGTGGAGGGCATAGTTCAGGGAGTCCTGGGTGTGAATGTGCCCAGGGAATGAGATGTGATGGAAGGTCTCTGTCATGTCCAGCCTGGccatgtctgtctgcttgtctacctaactgcctgtctctctctgtctgtttttctgactgactctctgtgaGGAGGGAAGTATGAGATGATCTGGCTTCCTACAGACCTTAAATAGCCAAGCAGTATGTCATGACGTTGTCCTGTGGGTAACaccagccttagtaaagttgAACATTTATTTTGAGGCCTTTAACTCTACAGCTACAGCACTCACCAGTTATCTTCTCAGAAGTtcataggtcatccctgtagactgcccaAAACTAGTGTCTTACAGCTGTAGACTTATCATATAGCTATCAACTTAGGATAGTACCCTAAGCAACACCCCGCAAATTAGGAAATCCCTAGATATGACATCAGACAATGCCATGATAGGGTCATTTTGACAAGACCATGGACATAGatagaatacagtccaattagatgattaAGGTGTCATAACTATATTTTGTTTGATTTATGCTTTCATTCATTTTCTTCAGCACGTACAaagtgatagagccataaacaaCTCCCCCATACAACCATCAGTTAGTGCCACAATGCCGCTCATTTGGGAGGAAATGTAATGATATATTTCATGAATGTGTGTGCGTTGTTAAGTTACTGCCCAGATCTTCCAGTCTGGACGACCAGACGACAGGTCCGAAACGGCAATCCCAATCCGGACATCCGCTGCCGAGCCATGGAGCGGACTTCGTCATTTGCAGACACCCTACCCAGGTCGACCACCAGAGGGGGGACTGCAACAGTGATCACCAACTGGACATCTGCTGCCCAACCATGGAGCGCACCTCTTTATTCGCAGAAACCCTACCCGGGTCGACCACCAGATAGGGACCACAACGATGGTCCACAACCAGGACAACCCACGGTCATTTTTATGTTGGTTTGCAACATGCAGGTTAATCGCAAGATTGAACCCAACATGGGGgaactgtcatgacgttggcctgtgggtaaggtttatgacccccccccataaatacctttctctcTTGACTCTTCTGAAGGACTCTTGTatagcctttgttaaacatagagagtttgggaaaggaaccatatttcggtaatagaaccagttgaaaatatgcgttggtacttcatgaatatgatgtcagttcggttgtcatctgagacattatgactgatgacaggacgacaaactgtatctgggaaagtctccacattctagttatcagattcacatggaattgttttggaatttaaatgtttgaatatgacaCTATTTGCGAAAAGAttcaatgtaattttagcttccaaatgagagaattgGGTTTGGGAATTGAGGTTAGAATTGAGGTAagagctctgctcaatcagtggcccgcccctgtgaagagacatggattgtaaactatgaaacacacccttctctccctccactatataagcccttgacgaaaagGTAACCTTCGGTTCCGAGTACGCAAGTAGGCTCTGCGTTAAAAGGGCAAATTACTTTctgttccgggtacattagggcgacggtccgatgtcagaaggattcagataactacagaacgaagccaacctcagcgtgagctttggactcttattcactacagaagtgatgcctcctagccgttgagttagcagcggCCGCTGTATACGTGTGCTAGGAAAGGACAGACGACGTATCCAGTCTAACACAACGAcgatactacaacgtattcaatttaccaccagagacattcttccgaGGACAGGAAGATCGCTGTTGGTCAACACGGCCAGAATCTacgaccaacctaccgaagcgcagctcagagtaaatatttattacattttccttttccaaatgggtagTATATTTAGTATGcctaagatactgtatttacgatagcttggcttctccctttgttcctcagtcttcccgctctttcacccAACCCCCTTTCCAATGTGTAACCAGCAGTCATGTTGGCTCCGTCCACCAGGGACCTTTTCTTTATGACATctgcattctgtgtatatgtaattctgtatgattagttaggtatttagtaaataaataaacacaatttTGTATAGcagattcaacttgttagccagggttcaagaagataaccaagaatttacaactttcagatgagactgaaataaggtgctgattaatattgactgctattgatgtaaaatattactaggtctttaagagtttattcggaagataacagctatATAAACACTTcattggtgccccgactttcgaGTTAATttcatgattagctcaatcaggtaatattaattacagagaaaggatttcatagaatagcatgtcatatcacttaatccggcatagccaaagacatgacCAGTACGATACAACGGGAACTGTAAGAGGAACTCGTGGGAGAAAAGCTGAGTGAATGTTGCTGTAGAAATCGTTCAAAGTCTGGGAATTTCCCAGGAAAACTTTTACTGTTCAGTAGATACTGGTACTACGGGAATTACCTGTAGTACCAGATATATAATTTTCTTTTGTACACCGGAAGTTGGGGCTGAGCAAAATTATCCGCACTGCCTGTacatagaaactgtctctgagcctggtGGTCTGGGTCGTAAAGAAGTAACCCTTAGtggctacatccatttttggacttgaaATTAATGATATATACTCAATGATGcttaaagaatataacttataaatgcctcgtgTCACATTCGTcgtaatgatgagaccaaggcgcagcgtacatTGAGTTCCACATCATTTTAATGAAAGAGAACCtcaccaaaacaaaacaataaagaacaaaTGAACCGTCCCGCTACTGGTATGCACTCAGGCAACtcaatgtagacaagatcccacaccagaaagtgggaaaaagggctgcctaaatatgatccccaatcagagacaacgataaacagctgtctctgattgggaaccatatcaggccaacatagaaatacaaaacatagaacgtacaaaaactagagtacccaccctagtcacaccctgacttaaccaaaatatatagaaaaacagggatatctaaggtcagggagtgacagtaccccccccaaatgtgtgcaaacctgaacttataggggagggtccaggtgggcatctaccctcggtggcgtCTCCGGTTTGGGACGCAGTCCCCACTCCCTACACTGACCCCTCCGCTTCTGTGGAACGTCGCCGGAGGCCCCacactggggaccgtcgccggaggtcccagactggggaccgtcgccggaatcTCCGGActgaggcctgatgcgtgggaccggtacaggtggcaccgggctgatgacacgcacctcaggatgagTGCGGGGAGGAAGCACAGGACGTACTAgactgtggaggtgcactggaggcctgatgcgtggcaccgggctgaagatacgcacctcagggcgagtgcggggaggcggaacaggacgcactgggctgtgaaagcgcactggagacacggtGCGTAGAACCGCATAACATGATGCCTGAACAGTGACACACCCCAGGGCGAGCGTGCGGAGGAGACACAGGAcgcaccggactggggaggcgcatcGGAGGCCAGATGCATGATCCCGGTGAACATGACACCgctgactggctctggttcagCCCTCGGCTCCGCCTACCACTCCGTGTGCCTCCCCAAAATCTTTTTTTGAGGCTGCCTCTCTTGCTTTCTTCCTTGCTGTGACAACTGGTATTGCCGCCGTTCCTCCCTCGCTGAATCCACCTGTTTCCACGGCAGACTCTCATGTCCTGCCattccctcctcccatgtccatgaagTCCTCCACTCcggggcacgctgcttggtccgttggcggtgggatcttctgtcacattcgtcgtaatgatgagaccaaggAGCAGCGTATGTTGAGTTACACATCATTTTAATGAAAttgaaactcaccaaaacaatGAAGAACAAATGAAACGTGACGTTACTGGTATGCACTCAGGCAACTCAATGTAAACAAGACCCCACAGCAGAGAGTGGGGAAAAGggatgcctaaatatgatcctcaatcagagacaaccataaacagctgtctctgattgggaaccatatcaggccaacatagaaatacaaaacacagaatgtacaaaaactagagtacccaccctagtcacaccctgacctaaacaaaACATATAGAAAAACAgtgatatctaaggtcagggtgtgacatcatgagcttagttcaactgtcctaccccatcagaacccaaaatacaggtttgttttacattgtttacaaacgaacaaacactatatagcctcaaaacatggttaaaggCCCAGAGCAGAAATATTTCCGccctatgttttatatatatttccacactatgaggttggaataatactgtgaaattgtagaaatgatgataatgccctttaagTGTAagtgctgtttgaaaagaccacctgaaatctCTGCCTGTTTTGATGGGATGGAGTTTTGACCTGCCTAGGTGACATcacctagcaaaattcttgcttgagaatttGCCATTTGcttagaagctatttttgttttcaattaaaatgttcaaaaggaaacaatcacagtaaggtatttaATTGTAACCAATAAATGATTtaaattgagataaaaatggctgcctTGGACCTTTAAAGGCTCCTCTTTTCAACCCTTTCTGTGGAAATTCAGTGTTACAGAATGATTGAAATTTAGGCGATGTTTCTGCGTTAGCGGTGAcagcattcacggtaaacactgcatatgttggcacaatcggaaatgacctttacatttatATTGCGCAATCTGTAATGCTTCAGCAATACAAATTGAATAGAGcctaaaactatcattttgatatcatgcatccttgcattcatagctctgtctataCATTTGAAAGCGGTTACATTTCTCTAAGCCCATCCCTCAGATTTTTACCAAAACACGGGCAAGGTggccactttgttattgtttccattaaggattctagctttaatacTACAGTACTCTCTGCCAGACTGCAGGATTTGCTTGATTCATGCCGAGGGTGACTGGGGTTCCTGATTATACTAGTGTTGAGTTTTATTTTTGCCACTGTTTAATTGACTCGGGGACGAGAGTTGTTGATGATGAGCGAAGAGTCCTGAGGGCACTCTAAGGATGTTTTATCTAAGAGTTGATTATCATAATGCAAACAAGTCATGTCCTTCACAGCTCATCTCCATGGTCATGGCTCTCTTTACTGCTCCTGATAGAGAGCTGACTGTAATCTGATTAAAATTAACCTTTTACCTCCAAACACTTATCTTAAGAGTAGACTTCTAAGTAACCATTATTAAGAGACTATTATGGGATGATCCTCACAATAATCAGGTGATAAACTAATGGTATCCATAAATATTCTGAATTCAGTCATAAATGACTAAATCAAcacagtggccttgtggttagagtgtctgCACTGAGATAGGAAGATTGGGGGTTCCATCCATGGTCAAGTCATACCAGGGATTGAACCTCATGCCTCTCTGCTTGGCACTCTGCATTAAGGAAATGGGTTGAGGTCCTGCGACCGACTAGCGTCATGTCCACGGGGTGTACTTGCTCCTGTCCCTATGTGTCGTTCTGGCTTGGACAAAGCTTACTTGTCTAAGGCTTACTATTTAGGATTATTAGGAATACCTGTCATGTGCTATTTAGCAGTAAAAGTGTCCATGTGTAAACTCAACATGTCTGAATGTTCCTGACCTGAAACCTCTATCTTCCAGATCCCATATAGGCCTAACAATGTAGAacagtgagagggtgagagaaaatgtattgaaaagac
This window encodes:
- the LOC112249127 gene encoding sulfotransferase 2B1, giving the protein MARLDMTETFHHISFPGHIHTQDSLNYALHFQFRDRDTVIATYPKSGTTWMQEIVTLVKNRGDPQLSKTVPNWARAPWLEQHYSAKVLEATQGDRIITTHLPYNLLSSALQGSKAKVIYVARNPKDVAVSYYHFHKMAKFLPEPNSFDEFLDSFLEGSVSYGSWFDHVKGWTSQAGVLANGLYISYEEMWLDLQGSMERISSFLHCPLVGDELTNSLRHCSFSSMSDNAMVNYTQIPKEIMDHSKGKFMRKGKIGDWRNTFTEEQIGIFDTVYSYQMKDCPLTFMWECPPESCGGGGGGQASGDQDRALILHDAGD